In one window of Nocardioides panacisoli DNA:
- a CDS encoding 1,4-dihydroxy-2-naphthoate polyprenyltransferase, protein MATPAHWLAGARPRTLPAAVAPVLAGTAVAAYDGRSGDLGGAVWWKALLALLVSLALQVGVNYANDYSDGIRGTDDSRVGPLRLVGSGLAEPYAVKRAAFAAFGVAGLAGLVLAATTAWWLVAVGAVCVLAAWFYTGGSRPYGYLGLGEVMVFVFFGLVAVIGTTYVQVEAWSWTALAAGVGIGALACAILVANNLRDIPTDTDAGKLTLAVRLGDRRTRGLYVALVVLAGLAVIGVAALTTWWALLGLGFVAFVVIAVRIVTGGASGPSLIPVLQQTGQAELAWAVLVSAGLLLGLA, encoded by the coding sequence ATGGCCACCCCTGCTCATTGGCTCGCCGGCGCCCGTCCCCGCACCCTGCCCGCGGCGGTCGCGCCCGTGCTGGCCGGCACCGCCGTGGCGGCGTACGACGGCCGGTCCGGTGACCTCGGCGGCGCGGTCTGGTGGAAGGCACTACTGGCCCTGCTGGTCAGCCTCGCGCTGCAGGTCGGCGTCAACTACGCCAACGACTACTCCGACGGCATCCGCGGCACCGACGACTCCCGGGTGGGACCGCTGCGCCTGGTGGGCTCCGGTCTCGCCGAGCCGTACGCCGTCAAGCGGGCCGCGTTCGCCGCCTTCGGTGTCGCCGGCCTCGCCGGCCTGGTCCTGGCCGCGACGACCGCATGGTGGCTGGTGGCCGTCGGCGCGGTGTGCGTGCTGGCGGCGTGGTTCTACACCGGCGGCTCGCGCCCGTACGGCTACCTGGGGCTGGGCGAGGTGATGGTGTTCGTCTTCTTCGGACTGGTGGCGGTCATCGGCACCACCTACGTCCAGGTCGAGGCGTGGTCGTGGACGGCGCTCGCGGCCGGCGTCGGCATCGGCGCGCTGGCGTGCGCGATCCTGGTCGCCAACAACCTGCGCGACATCCCCACCGACACCGACGCCGGCAAGCTGACGCTCGCCGTACGCCTCGGCGACCGGCGCACGCGCGGCCTCTACGTCGCGCTCGTGGTCCTCGCCGGCCTCGCCGTGATCGGCGTCGCCGCGCTCACCACGTGGTGGGCCCTGCTGGGCCTGGGCTTCGTCGCGTTCGTCGTCATCGCGGTGCGCATCGTCACCGGCGGCGCGTCGGGGCCGTCGCTGATCCCGGTGCTGCAGCAGACCGGGCAGGCCGAGCTCGCCTGGGCCGTGCTGGTCAGCGCCGGGCTGCTGCTCGGCCTGGCCTGA
- a CDS encoding winged helix DNA-binding domain-containing protein codes for MLTTDQALRLRLAAHGLTRPLGLDPAGVVERAVALQGQDLPAVLQAIGLRSGEDVTGVRAAFDRGELVRGWPMRGTLFATTPHWLAGLLSLTAARTEQAMVKRWGHIGLDEDIVARSAEVAAEAMTDGPHTRAEMLQQWEDAGVPTTQGRGYHLIVLHSVRSLWHWGPFRDGEQCLVATPPVEVAAPEEVLADAVAGYVRARGLATVDDIAWWTKLPKGQVRRAVARCVGLAEVAVAGLDTVHLVHEEDYAALADLPPAEGVVLLPGFDEYYLGHADRSLVATPAMQQAVVPGKNGVFRPLVVLDGRVVATWRNTKKGAELVDLVEQVPSPQRAAIDAALAEVATG; via the coding sequence ATGCTGACCACCGACCAGGCGCTCCGGCTCCGGCTGGCCGCCCACGGACTGACCAGGCCGCTCGGGCTCGACCCGGCGGGGGTGGTCGAGCGGGCGGTGGCGCTGCAGGGGCAGGACCTGCCGGCGGTGCTGCAGGCGATCGGACTGCGGTCCGGCGAGGACGTGACCGGGGTGCGGGCGGCGTTCGACCGGGGCGAGCTGGTGCGCGGGTGGCCGATGCGCGGCACCCTGTTCGCGACGACACCGCACTGGTTGGCGGGCCTGCTGAGCCTGACCGCGGCCCGCACCGAGCAGGCCATGGTCAAGCGCTGGGGGCACATCGGGCTCGACGAGGACATCGTCGCGCGGTCGGCCGAGGTCGCCGCGGAGGCGATGACCGACGGTCCCCACACGCGCGCTGAGATGCTGCAGCAGTGGGAGGACGCCGGGGTCCCGACCACGCAGGGCCGCGGCTACCACCTGATCGTGCTGCACTCGGTGCGCTCACTGTGGCACTGGGGCCCGTTCCGCGACGGCGAGCAGTGCCTGGTCGCGACGCCGCCGGTCGAGGTCGCCGCGCCGGAGGAGGTGCTCGCCGACGCCGTCGCCGGCTACGTCCGCGCCCGCGGACTCGCCACGGTCGACGACATCGCCTGGTGGACCAAGCTCCCCAAGGGGCAGGTACGCCGCGCGGTCGCGCGCTGCGTGGGTCTCGCCGAGGTCGCCGTCGCGGGCCTCGACACGGTCCACCTGGTCCACGAGGAGGACTACGCCGCGCTGGCCGACCTCCCGCCCGCCGAGGGCGTGGTGCTGCTGCCCGGCTTCGACGAGTACTACCTCGGCCACGCCGACCGCAGCCTCGTCGCCACGCCGGCGATGCAGCAGGCCGTCGTGCCCGGCAAGAACGGTGTCTTCCGGCCGCTGGTGGTCCTGGACGGCCGGGTGGTCGCCACCTGGCGGAACACCAAGAAGGGGGCCGAGCTCGTCGACCTCGTCGAGCAGGTCCCCTCACCGCAACGCGCCGCGATCGACGCGGCGCTGGCCGAGGTGGCCACTGGGTGA